In Sander lucioperca isolate FBNREF2018 chromosome 21, SLUC_FBN_1.2, whole genome shotgun sequence, the following proteins share a genomic window:
- the atp2a1 gene encoding sarcoplasmic/endoplasmic reticulum calcium ATPase 1 isoform X1, with the protein MENAHMKESPEVLSYFGVTEETGLSPEQFKKNLEKYGFNELPAEEGKTIWELVVEQFEDLLVRILLLAACISFVLALFEEGEETVTAFVEPLVILLILIANAIVGVWQERNAESAIEALKEYEPEMGKVYRSDRKSVQRIKAREIVPGDVVEVSVGDKVPADIRLISIKSTTLRVDQSILTGESVSVIKHTDAVPDPRAVNQDKKNMLFSGTNIAAGRATGIAVATGVSTEIGKIRDQMAATEQEKTPLQQKLDEFGEQLSKVISLICVAVWMINIGHFNDPVHGGSWIRGAVYYFKIAVALAVAAIPEGLPAVITTCLALGTRRMAKKNAIVRSLPSVETLGCTSVICSDKTGTLTTNQMCVTKMFIIDKVDGDNVSLSQFDISGSKYTPEGEVTKNGSLTKCGQYDGLVELATICALCNDSSLDYNESKGIYEKVGEATETALSCLVEKMNVFNSEVRGLSKVERANACCSVIKQLMKKEFTLEFSRDRKSMSVYCCPAKSAKAPVGNKMFIKGAPEGVIDRCTYVRVGTTRVPLTDPIRDHIMSVIKEWGTGRDTLRCLALATRDSPLRKEEMNLVDATKFVDYETDLTFVGCVGMLDPPRKEVMGSIELCRAAGIRVIMITGDNKGTAVAICRRIGIFTEDEDVTNKAFTGREFDDLALHDQKVAVRKACCFARVEPSHKSKIVELLQGFDEITAMTGDGVNDAPALKKAEIGIAMGSGTAVAKSASEMVLADDNFSSIVSAVEEGRAIYNNMKQFIRYLISSNVGEVVCIFLTAALGLPEALIPVQLLWVNLVTDGLPATALGFNPPDLDIMGKAPRSPKEPLISGWLFFRYMAIGGYVGAATVAAAAWWFLYCDEGPSVSFYQLSHFMQCSEDNEDFAGIHCEVFEASPPMTMALSVLVTIEMCNALNSLSENQSLVRMPPWSNLWLVGAMTLSMSLHFMIIYVDPLPMIFKLTHLNLEQWMMVLKLSFPVILIDEFLKFVARTYPEGKV; encoded by the exons GTACTGGCTTTGTTCGAGGAAGGTGAGGAGACCGTCACTGCCTTTGTCGAGCCCTTagtcatcctcctcatcctcattGCAAATGCTATCGTTGGAGTGTGGCAG GAGCGCAATGCAGAGAGTGCCATTGAGGCTCTGAAGGAATACGAGCCTGAGATGGGGAAAGTTTACCGGTCGGACAGGAAGAGCGTGCAGAGAATCAAGGCCAGGGAGATTGTTCCTGGTGATGTGGTGGAGGTTTCCG TTGGTGACAAAGTGCCAGCTGACATCAGGCTTATCTCCATCAAATCTACAACCCTGCGTGTGGACCAGTCTATTCTTACTG GTGAGTCTGTCAGTGTGATTAAACACACTGATGCCGTCCCAGACCCCCGAGCTGTTAACCAGGACAAGAAGAACATGCTGTTCTCC GGCACCAACATCGCTGCAGGAAGAGCCACTGGTATTGCTGTTGCAACTGGTGTCTCCACTGAGATTGGTAAGATTCGTGACCAGATGGCTGCCACTGAGCAGGAGAAGACCCCTCTGCAGCAGAAACTGGACGAGTTTGGAGAGCAGCTCTCCAAG GTCATCTCCCTcatctgtgtggctgtgtggaTGATCAACATTGGCCATTTCAATGACCCCGTCCACGGAGGCTCCTGGATCCGCGGTGCTGTCTACTATTTCAAGATTGCTGTGGCTCTGGCTGTGGCTGCCATCCCTGAAG GTCTGCCTGCTGTCATCACCACCTGCCTGGCTCTGGGAACCCGTCGCATGGCCAAGAAGAACGCCATCGTTAGAAGCCTGCCCTCTGTGGAGACCCTGGGCTGCACCTCGGTCATCTGCTCTGACAAGACCGGTACCCTCACCACCAACCAGATGTGTGTAACTAAG ATGTTCATCATTGATAAAGTCGATGGTGACAATGTTTCCCTCAGTCAGTTTGACATCTCAGGCTCAAAGTACACCCCCGAGGGAGAAGT TACAAAGAATGGCTCATTGACGAAGTGCGGTCAGTATGACGGACTGGTCGAGCTGGCTACCATCTGTGCTCTTTGCAATGACTCTTCCCTGGACTACAACGAG TCCAAGGGTATTTATGAAAAAGTGGGCGAGGCCACTGAAACAGCACTGTCCTGTTTGGTGGAGAAGATGAACGTGTTCAACAGTGAAGTGCGTGGCCTGTCCAAGGTGGAAAGGGCAAATGCTTGCTGTTCT GTGATCAAGCAGCTGATGAAGAAGGAGTTCACCCTGGAGTTCTCCAGAGACAGAAAGTCCATGTCAGTTTACTGCTGTCCTGCCAAATCCGCCAAAGCCCCTGTGGGAAACAAGATGTTTATCAAA GGTGCTCCAGAAGGTGTCATTGATCGTTGCACGTACGTCCGTGTGGGCACCACCCGTGTACCTCTGACTGACCCGATCAGAGACCACATCATGTCAGTCATCAAGGAGTGGGGCACTGGACGTGACACCCTCCGCTGTCTGGCACTGGCCACCCGCGACTCACCTCTAAGGAAGGAGGAGATGAACCTGGTGGACGCCACCAAGTTTGTAGACTATGAG actGATTTGACCTTTGTGGGCTGCGTTGGCATGCTGGACCCTCCCCGTAAGGAAGTCATGGGTTCCATCGAGCTGTGCAGGGCTGCTGGCATCCGTGTCATCATGATCACTG GTGACAACAAAGGCACAGCTGTGGCCATCTGCCGTCGTATTGGCATCTTCACTGAGGATGAGGATGTCACTAACAAGGCCTTCACCGGTCGTGAGTTTGATGACCTCGCTCTACACGATCAAAAGGTCGCCGTCAGAAAGGCCTGCTGCTTCGCCAGAGTGGAGCCGTCCCACAAGTCTAAGATCGTTGAATTACTGCAAGGCTTTGATGAGATTACCGCCATG ACTGGTGACGGAGTGAACGATGCCCCCGCCTTGAAGAAGGCGGAGATTGGCATCGCCATGGGCTCTGGCACTGCCGTTGCCAAGTCTGCCTCTGAGATGGTCCTGGCTGACGACAACTTCTCCTCCATTGTGTCCGCTGTTGAGGAGGGCAGAGCCATTTACAACAACATGAAGCAGTTCATCCGCTACCTCATCTCCTCCAATGTAGGCGAGGTCGTCTG tATCTTTCTGACCGCTGCCCTTGGTCTGCCTGAGGCTCTGATCCCCGTCCAGCTGCTGTGGGTCAACCTTGTGACTGACGGTCTGCCTGCCACTGCGCTGGGCTTCAACCCCCCTGACCTAGACATCATGGGCAAAGCCCCCCGCTCCCCCAAAGAGCCCCTCATCTCTGGCTGGCTCTTCTTCAGATATATGGCCATCGGAg GTTATGTTGGTGCTGCAACTGTCGCAGCAGCTGCCTGGTGGTTCCTGTACTGTGATGAAGGCCCATCGGTTAGCTTCTACCAGCTG TCACACTTCATGCAATGCAGCGAGGACAATGAGGACTTTGCTGGCATTCACTGCGAGGTGTTTGAGGCTTCTCCCCCAATGACCATGGCTCTGTCTGTGCTGGTCACCATTGAGATGTGCAACGCTCTGAACAG cttgTCTGAGAACCAGTCCCTGGTGCGCATGCCCCCCTGGAGCAACCTCTGGCTGGTGGGCGCCATGACCCTCTCCATGTCCCTTCACTTCATGATCATCTACGTCGACCCCCTGCCC ATGATCTTCAAGCTCACTCACTTGAACTTAGAGCAGTGGATGATGGTCCTGAAGCTCTCCTTCCCAGTCATCCTCATTGATGAGTTTCTCAAGTTTGTGGCTCGCACATATCCGGAGG GGAAAGTTTAG
- the atp2a1 gene encoding sarcoplasmic/endoplasmic reticulum calcium ATPase 1 isoform X2, which translates to MENAHMKESPEVLSYFGVTEETGLSPEQFKKNLEKYGFNELPAEEGKTIWELVVEQFEDLLVRILLLAACISFVLALFEEGEETVTAFVEPLVILLILIANAIVGVWQERNAESAIEALKEYEPEMGKVYRSDRKSVQRIKAREIVPGDVVEVSVGDKVPADIRLISIKSTTLRVDQSILTGESVSVIKHTDAVPDPRAVNQDKKNMLFSGTNIAAGRATGIAVATGVSTEIGKIRDQMAATEQEKTPLQQKLDEFGEQLSKVISLICVAVWMINIGHFNDPVHGGSWIRGAVYYFKIAVALAVAAIPEGLPAVITTCLALGTRRMAKKNAIVRSLPSVETLGCTSVICSDKTGTLTTNQMCVTKMFIIDKVDGDNVSLSQFDISGSKYTPEGEVTKNGSLTKCGQYDGLVELATICALCNDSSLDYNESKGIYEKVGEATETALSCLVEKMNVFNSEVRGLSKVERANACCSVIKQLMKKEFTLEFSRDRKSMSVYCCPAKSAKAPVGNKMFIKGAPEGVIDRCTYVRVGTTRVPLTDPIRDHIMSVIKEWGTGRDTLRCLALATRDSPLRKEEMNLVDATKFVDYETDLTFVGCVGMLDPPRKEVMGSIELCRAAGIRVIMITGDNKGTAVAICRRIGIFTEDEDVTNKAFTGREFDDLALHDQKVAVRKACCFARVEPSHKSKIVELLQGFDEITAMTGDGVNDAPALKKAEIGIAMGSGTAVAKSASEMVLADDNFSSIVSAVEEGRAIYNNMKQFIRYLISSNVGEVVCIFLTAALGLPEALIPVQLLWVNLVTDGLPATALGFNPPDLDIMGKAPRSPKEPLISGWLFFRYMAIGGYVGAATVAAAAWWFLYCDEGPSVSFYQLSHFMQCSEDNEDFAGIHCEVFEASPPMTMALSVLVTIEMCNALNSLSENQSLVRMPPWSNLWLVGAMTLSMSLHFMIIYVDPLPMIFKLTHLNLEQWMMVLKLSFPVILIDEFLKFVARTYPEV; encoded by the exons GTACTGGCTTTGTTCGAGGAAGGTGAGGAGACCGTCACTGCCTTTGTCGAGCCCTTagtcatcctcctcatcctcattGCAAATGCTATCGTTGGAGTGTGGCAG GAGCGCAATGCAGAGAGTGCCATTGAGGCTCTGAAGGAATACGAGCCTGAGATGGGGAAAGTTTACCGGTCGGACAGGAAGAGCGTGCAGAGAATCAAGGCCAGGGAGATTGTTCCTGGTGATGTGGTGGAGGTTTCCG TTGGTGACAAAGTGCCAGCTGACATCAGGCTTATCTCCATCAAATCTACAACCCTGCGTGTGGACCAGTCTATTCTTACTG GTGAGTCTGTCAGTGTGATTAAACACACTGATGCCGTCCCAGACCCCCGAGCTGTTAACCAGGACAAGAAGAACATGCTGTTCTCC GGCACCAACATCGCTGCAGGAAGAGCCACTGGTATTGCTGTTGCAACTGGTGTCTCCACTGAGATTGGTAAGATTCGTGACCAGATGGCTGCCACTGAGCAGGAGAAGACCCCTCTGCAGCAGAAACTGGACGAGTTTGGAGAGCAGCTCTCCAAG GTCATCTCCCTcatctgtgtggctgtgtggaTGATCAACATTGGCCATTTCAATGACCCCGTCCACGGAGGCTCCTGGATCCGCGGTGCTGTCTACTATTTCAAGATTGCTGTGGCTCTGGCTGTGGCTGCCATCCCTGAAG GTCTGCCTGCTGTCATCACCACCTGCCTGGCTCTGGGAACCCGTCGCATGGCCAAGAAGAACGCCATCGTTAGAAGCCTGCCCTCTGTGGAGACCCTGGGCTGCACCTCGGTCATCTGCTCTGACAAGACCGGTACCCTCACCACCAACCAGATGTGTGTAACTAAG ATGTTCATCATTGATAAAGTCGATGGTGACAATGTTTCCCTCAGTCAGTTTGACATCTCAGGCTCAAAGTACACCCCCGAGGGAGAAGT TACAAAGAATGGCTCATTGACGAAGTGCGGTCAGTATGACGGACTGGTCGAGCTGGCTACCATCTGTGCTCTTTGCAATGACTCTTCCCTGGACTACAACGAG TCCAAGGGTATTTATGAAAAAGTGGGCGAGGCCACTGAAACAGCACTGTCCTGTTTGGTGGAGAAGATGAACGTGTTCAACAGTGAAGTGCGTGGCCTGTCCAAGGTGGAAAGGGCAAATGCTTGCTGTTCT GTGATCAAGCAGCTGATGAAGAAGGAGTTCACCCTGGAGTTCTCCAGAGACAGAAAGTCCATGTCAGTTTACTGCTGTCCTGCCAAATCCGCCAAAGCCCCTGTGGGAAACAAGATGTTTATCAAA GGTGCTCCAGAAGGTGTCATTGATCGTTGCACGTACGTCCGTGTGGGCACCACCCGTGTACCTCTGACTGACCCGATCAGAGACCACATCATGTCAGTCATCAAGGAGTGGGGCACTGGACGTGACACCCTCCGCTGTCTGGCACTGGCCACCCGCGACTCACCTCTAAGGAAGGAGGAGATGAACCTGGTGGACGCCACCAAGTTTGTAGACTATGAG actGATTTGACCTTTGTGGGCTGCGTTGGCATGCTGGACCCTCCCCGTAAGGAAGTCATGGGTTCCATCGAGCTGTGCAGGGCTGCTGGCATCCGTGTCATCATGATCACTG GTGACAACAAAGGCACAGCTGTGGCCATCTGCCGTCGTATTGGCATCTTCACTGAGGATGAGGATGTCACTAACAAGGCCTTCACCGGTCGTGAGTTTGATGACCTCGCTCTACACGATCAAAAGGTCGCCGTCAGAAAGGCCTGCTGCTTCGCCAGAGTGGAGCCGTCCCACAAGTCTAAGATCGTTGAATTACTGCAAGGCTTTGATGAGATTACCGCCATG ACTGGTGACGGAGTGAACGATGCCCCCGCCTTGAAGAAGGCGGAGATTGGCATCGCCATGGGCTCTGGCACTGCCGTTGCCAAGTCTGCCTCTGAGATGGTCCTGGCTGACGACAACTTCTCCTCCATTGTGTCCGCTGTTGAGGAGGGCAGAGCCATTTACAACAACATGAAGCAGTTCATCCGCTACCTCATCTCCTCCAATGTAGGCGAGGTCGTCTG tATCTTTCTGACCGCTGCCCTTGGTCTGCCTGAGGCTCTGATCCCCGTCCAGCTGCTGTGGGTCAACCTTGTGACTGACGGTCTGCCTGCCACTGCGCTGGGCTTCAACCCCCCTGACCTAGACATCATGGGCAAAGCCCCCCGCTCCCCCAAAGAGCCCCTCATCTCTGGCTGGCTCTTCTTCAGATATATGGCCATCGGAg GTTATGTTGGTGCTGCAACTGTCGCAGCAGCTGCCTGGTGGTTCCTGTACTGTGATGAAGGCCCATCGGTTAGCTTCTACCAGCTG TCACACTTCATGCAATGCAGCGAGGACAATGAGGACTTTGCTGGCATTCACTGCGAGGTGTTTGAGGCTTCTCCCCCAATGACCATGGCTCTGTCTGTGCTGGTCACCATTGAGATGTGCAACGCTCTGAACAG cttgTCTGAGAACCAGTCCCTGGTGCGCATGCCCCCCTGGAGCAACCTCTGGCTGGTGGGCGCCATGACCCTCTCCATGTCCCTTCACTTCATGATCATCTACGTCGACCCCCTGCCC ATGATCTTCAAGCTCACTCACTTGAACTTAGAGCAGTGGATGATGGTCCTGAAGCTCTCCTTCCCAGTCATCCTCATTGATGAGTTTCTCAAGTTTGTGGCTCGCACATATCCGGAGG TCTAA